DNA sequence from the Candidatus Deferrimicrobiaceae bacterium genome:
ACCTCCTTCCGGGAGGAGACGGAGACCGACCTCTTCGGGGAGCAGGCGGTCCTTTGCGGGGGCGTCACGGCGCTGATCCTGGCGGGGTACGAGACGCTGGTCGAGGCCGGATACTCCGCCGAGATGGCGTATTTCGAGTGCCTCCACGAGCTGAAGCTCATCGTGGATCTCATTTACGAGGGCGGGATCTCCACGATGCGGTACTCCGTGAGCAACACCGCCCAGTACGGCGATCTGACGCGCGGACCGCGGGTCATCAACGCGGAGACGAAGGCCGAAATGAAGCGGATGCTCGAGGAAGTCCAGAACGGCTCGTTCGCCCGGGAATGGATCCTGGAGAACCGGGCCAACCGCCCCGTCTTCAACGCCCTCACCCGGCGCGGCGACGAGCACCCGATCGAAGAGGTGGGCCGCCGCCTTCGTGCCATGATGCCGTGGATCGCGAAAGGGCGGCTGGTCGACAGGACGAAGAACTGAACGAGGGGCTGGGCCGGAAGCAATGGATCCGGGGAGGCAGGGCCGGGGGGGCGGAGTGATCGCCCCCGAAGGGATCCCGTTTCTTCTGGGCGCGGCGGCCCTCGCGGCCGTCCTCTCCCTGTTGTGGCCCAGGACCATACCGGCCGCCCTTTTCGGGGCCCTGCTCACCGTTTTCGTGGGCTGGTTCTTCCGGAACCCCGACCGGACCCCCCCCTCGCTCCCGGGGGCGGTGATCTCCCCTGCGGATGGTAAGATAATGTATGCGGGCGACAACCCGCCGGGCAGGTATCTGGACGAGCCCGGGAAGAGGGTGAGCGTTTTCATGTCCGTCTTCGACGTGCACGTCAACCGGGCCCCGGTTTCCGGCAAGGTGGTGTCCGTCCGGTATCATCCGGGGAAGTTCCTGGCCGCGAACGTCGAGAAGGCGTCGCTTGCCAACGAGCAGAACGGGGTGCTCCTCGAGACGCCGGACGGCCAGCGGGTCGCCTACGTCCAGATCGCCGGGCTCATCGCCCGCAGGATCGTGTGCGATCTTGCCGAAGGGGATACCGTGAGACAGGGCCAGCGCGTCGGCATCATCCGGTTCGGTTCGCGGGTCGACATTCTGCTTCCCGCATTTGCCTCCCTTTCGGTGCGGGCAGGGGACCGGGTTCGCGCGGGAGAGAGCGTCGTGGGGGTGCTGCCATGAGAAGAAGGATCAGACGGGGGGACGGGATCAGCCGGGGGATCTACGTATTGCCCAACCTGATCACGTCGGGATCGCTGTTCGCCGGGTTCTACTCGATCGCCGCGACCTACACCGGCCAGTTCGAGAAGGCCGCGACGGCCATCATCGTGGGAGTGGTGCTCGACGGCCTCGACGGCCGGGTCGCCCGGATGACCAAGACGACCACGAAGTTCGGGGTGGAGTACGACTCCCTGGCCGACCTCGTCTCGTTCGGCGTCGCGCCCGCGTTCCTCGTCTACGGCTGGGCCCTCGCGCGCTTCGGCCGCTGGGGGTGGCTGGCGGCGTTCCTCTACCTGATCTGCGGGGCGCTCCGGCTCGCCCGGTTCAACGTCCAGGTCCACACGGTCGAGAAGGGGAAGTTCAACGGGCTGCCGATTCCGGCCGCGGCGACGTTCGTATCCTCCATGATCCTGCTCTTCTACTACCTGGGCGGGTCCGGAAACTTCAAGCACATCGCGGTGCTCCTCGCCATCTACGTTCTGGCGTTTCTCATGATCAGCACGGTCAAGTACAACAACTTCAAGGATCTGGAGCCCTTCCGCCGCCGGCCGTTCAATACCCTGGTGGTGTTCATCTTCCTCGCCCTTCTGATAACCGCGGAGCCCCAGGTGATGATCTTCCTGTTCGTCTCGGCGTACATAGTCTCCGGGCCGATGGGGGAGCTGGTGCGGGCCCTGCGGGGACGGAGGGGGACAACGAAGGAAAGCGAGACAGACGTTCATGGGCATGACGCTCACGGAGAAGATCCTCGCGAGGCACGCGGGGAAGGAAAAGGTTGAGCCGGGGGAACTGATCCTCGCGAAGGTCGACCTCGCGCTCGGCAACGACGTCACGAGCCCGATCGCCATCGAGGCGGTCCGCAATCTCGGGATCCGGGAGGTCTTCGACCGGGAGAAGATCGCGCTCGTCCCGGATCACTTCACGCCGAACAAGGACATCCGGTCGGCCGAGCAGGCCAAGTTGATGCGGGAGTTCGCCCGAGAGTACGGGATCGTGAACTACTTCGAGGTCGGGCGGATGGGGATCGAGCACGTGCTTCTGCCCGACGAGGGGCTCGTCCTTCCCGGCGACCTCGTGATCGGGGCCGACAGCCACACCTGCACCTACGGGGCGCTGTGCGCCTTTTCGACCGGCGTCGGCAGCACCGACCTGGCCGCGGCGATGATCTCCGGGGAGGTGTGGCTGAAAGTTCCCGAATCGATCCGGATCGTGCTCGGCGGGCGGCCGGGGAAGTGGGTCGAGGGGAAGGACATCATCCTGCACATCATCGGGAGGATCGGCGTGGACGGCGCCCTCTACCAGGCGATGGAGTACGCCGGGGACGGGATCGCGGCTCTCCCGATCGCCTGGCGCTTCACGATCTCCAACATGGCGATCGAGGCGGGGGCGAAAAACGGCATCTTCCCCTTCGACCGTGTCACGAGGGACTACGTGGACGGGCGGGCCGCCCGGAAATACGCCGTGGTCGAGGCCGACGGGGATGCCCGGTACGCGTCGGAGATCGAAATCGACGTCGGGTCGCTGGAGCCGCAGGTGGCGTTCCCGCACCTGCCGGAGAACACCCGCCCCCTGTCCCGGGTGGGGAACGTCCCCATCGATCAGGTGGTGGTGGGCTCGTGCACCAACGGGCGGATCGAGGACCTCCGGAGCGCGGCGGCGGTTCTGCGCGGCCGGAAGGTTCACGACGGCGTCCGGCTTCTCGTCTTCCCCGCCACCCAGGAGATCTACCTCCAGGCGATGCGGGAGGGGCTGATGGAGACCTTCGTGACCGCGGGAGCGGCGTTCTCCACGCCGACCTGCGGTCCGTGCCTGGGCGGGCATATGGGGATTCTCGCGAAAGGCGAGCGCGCCGTCGCCACCACGAACCGGAACTTCGTGGGGCGGATGGGGCACCCCGAGAGCGAGGTCTACCTCGCCAACCCCGCGGTGGCGGCCGCCTCCGCGGTCCTCGGCCGGATCGGCGGCCCGGACGAGATTCGTTGACCGCCGCGCATGCTCGCCGGACCGGGGACCCTGGCTCGCGGGGGATTCCCCTCCGCTACGCTCGCGACCTCGCGCCCGCTCGCTGCGGGTTCCGCTCGCCGGAACGGACCCCGCCAGGCGGGGGTACTTCTCTCTCGCTCCACACGCCGCTCCGGGGAACCCCCCGCATCGCCTGAGGGTCCACGGATTCCCGGCGAACTGCCGTGCAGTGCCTCCCCGGCGCGTCCCATGTGCCGGGGCGAAACCGGCGGAGCAGCCGAAGGACGGGGGGTCCGAGCGGAACTTTCCGGGAGGGAGGTCAAGCGCAGACCCGCGGGTTCATCGCGGGTCGAGCGATTTCGCCAAGCGACCCCCCTCCGAGGATGCGGAAGCCGGCTACGACCCCCCGGCGCAGCTACGGCGGACTAGCGGGATGGGGAAGCGCCGATCACCGGGGACCCTGGCTCGCGGGGGGGGTCCCCGACCCGGTTGCCGTGGTCTCCGGGCGTAGACGATGGGAACGGAAAGGGGAGGAAAGCCGATGATCCTGAAAGGACGGGCCTGGA
Encoded proteins:
- a CDS encoding phosphatidylserine decarboxylase family protein, whose product is MIAPEGIPFLLGAAALAAVLSLLWPRTIPAALFGALLTVFVGWFFRNPDRTPPSLPGAVISPADGKIMYAGDNPPGRYLDEPGKRVSVFMSVFDVHVNRAPVSGKVVSVRYHPGKFLAANVEKASLANEQNGVLLETPDGQRVAYVQIAGLIARRIVCDLAEGDTVRQGQRVGIIRFGSRVDILLPAFASLSVRAGDRVRAGESVVGVLP
- the pssA gene encoding CDP-diacylglycerol--serine O-phosphatidyltransferase; the encoded protein is MRRRIRRGDGISRGIYVLPNLITSGSLFAGFYSIAATYTGQFEKAATAIIVGVVLDGLDGRVARMTKTTTKFGVEYDSLADLVSFGVAPAFLVYGWALARFGRWGWLAAFLYLICGALRLARFNVQVHTVEKGKFNGLPIPAAATFVSSMILLFYYLGGSGNFKHIAVLLAIYVLAFLMISTVKYNNFKDLEPFRRRPFNTLVVFIFLALLITAEPQVMIFLFVSAYIVSGPMGELVRALRGRRGTTKESETDVHGHDAHGEDPREARGEGKG
- the leuC gene encoding 3-isopropylmalate dehydratase large subunit, which produces MTLTEKILARHAGKEKVEPGELILAKVDLALGNDVTSPIAIEAVRNLGIREVFDREKIALVPDHFTPNKDIRSAEQAKLMREFAREYGIVNYFEVGRMGIEHVLLPDEGLVLPGDLVIGADSHTCTYGALCAFSTGVGSTDLAAAMISGEVWLKVPESIRIVLGGRPGKWVEGKDIILHIIGRIGVDGALYQAMEYAGDGIAALPIAWRFTISNMAIEAGAKNGIFPFDRVTRDYVDGRAARKYAVVEADGDARYASEIEIDVGSLEPQVAFPHLPENTRPLSRVGNVPIDQVVVGSCTNGRIEDLRSAAAVLRGRKVHDGVRLLVFPATQEIYLQAMREGLMETFVTAGAAFSTPTCGPCLGGHMGILAKGERAVATTNRNFVGRMGHPESEVYLANPAVAAASAVLGRIGGPDEIR